In the genome of Eriocheir sinensis breed Jianghai 21 chromosome 44, ASM2467909v1, whole genome shotgun sequence, one region contains:
- the LOC126980607 gene encoding discoidin domain-containing receptor tyrosine kinase B-like, with the protein MRCLKPRSRTRTRGKGGKEGVKELTMGVCLMWNPGLRIRTWLMVIMLLQGPPYLATALIAGQCGDALGMQSGEIPDDHISASSYFDAAVNAIYGRAHVEVGGGAWCPREMVYREGKEYLEVNLGPPHLLTKVEVQGRFGNGQGREFARQYKLQVWRPGLAHWVTYTSPDGRELLEGNSNTYLARPSHLSPPVVASRVRFVPHSDHPRTVCMRVELYGCRYTGGLVSYSMPDGDSRGAGDLSLRDLTYDGSKTGGWLRGGLGQLTDGETGHTNFKVNAQGQGKGYEWVGWRNDTREGRPVNITFHFEGLRNFSAVHIFANNLFTKETQVFSKARILFSVNEEDEQTEEEQDNNEKVKEKKNINTRRRETSEKRITGGGGGGGGGGGRGRFTAHPPVHFEYAVDRIFENARNVTIQLPNVTARTVRLQLFFALRWMLVSEVTFESVPCACNVTRETQQSFVSGSAPRGEAGHTRAAPVEPSLPPAAPGQAPVVPARAPAPGLLVGGLAALGVVFGVLPVAACLLHHRARLARRCKAPPAADPHKDLHLSVNGTAAAGVGGLSRARGGELYGRLALHEPAAGPCQEPSALGPPPPGSLQGPPTTDTDDSLDYYAVPDLSLTPPPPPPLPEAWRPPLPITRPPFARLRRDAQPGQHYAATQLCHASSIQGVTGCVIYATADEAGVGGAAALPPEAAVPEVAPCQVRALEPLGEGKFGTVTLCEVEGLEGGPRLAAMKSLRVGAAEGTKKDFRQEARVLARLHDPNIVRLVGVVSRAEPLGLLLEYMAHGDLYQFLRRHRCGPEGAADLPELSYGALVYAALQVASGMTHLETLGVVHRDLAARNCLVGEALTIKISDFGMSRPLYSSDYYRLGEGRALLPIRWMAWESILHGRFSTKSDVWAFGVTMWEILTLARRQPFAEMSDEQVLENVSRCYLDQGVPMATLAPPPLCPREMHDMMAACWRPAARQRPPFWELLLFLRRKNLGYTLDYAG; encoded by the exons ATGAGGTGCCTGAAACCCCGATCCAGGACACGAACGCGAGGAAAAGGcggaaaagaaggagtaaaagaatTAACCATGGGGGTGTGCTTGATGTGGAACCCTGGACTGAGGATAAGAACATGGCTGATGGTGATTATGCTTCTTCAGGGGCCGCCTTACCTGGCTACGGCGTTGATTGCAG gCCAGTGTGGGGACGCCCTGGGAATGCAATCTGGGGAAATTCCCGACGACCACATCTCTGCTTCTTCCTACTTCGACGCCGCCGTCAACGCCATCTacgggag agcTCACGTGGAGGTGGGTGGCGGGGCGTGGTGTCCGAGGGAGATGGTGTACCGCGAGGGCAAGGAGTATCTGGAGGTTAACTTGGGACCGCCTCATCTACTCACCAAGGTGGAGGTTCAGGGACGCTTCGGGAACGGCCAGGGAAGGGAGTTCGCGCGCCAGTACAAGCTGCAAGTGTGGAGACCCGGCCTGGCGCACTGGGTTACCTACACCAGCCCCGACGGacgagag CTCCTTGAGGGTAACAGCAACACCTACTTAGCCCGGCCCTCGCATCTAAGCCCGCCTGTCGTGGCCTCAAGGGTAAGGTTCGTGCCCCACAGCGACCATCCGAGGACTGTCTGTATGAGGGTGGAGCTATACGGCTGCCGctacacag gtggTCTCGTGTCCTATTCAATGCCCGACGGGGACTCAAGAGGCGCCGGTGACCTCAGCCTCCGTGACCTGACCTACGACGGGTCTAAAACGGGGGGCTGGCTGCGAGGGGGGCTGGGTCAACTCACGGACGGGGAAACAGGTCACACCAACTTCAAGGTCAACGCTCAAGGTCAAGGCAAAG GGTATGAATGGGTAGGGTGGAGGAACGACACAAGAGAAGGCCGGCCCGTCAACATAACCTTCCACTTCGAGGGTCTAAGGAACTTCAGCGCCGTGCATATCTTCGCTAATAACCTGTTCACCAAGGagacccag GTGTTCTCCAAGGCAAGGATCCTCTTCAGCGTGAACGAAGAGGATgaacaaacagaagaagaacaggatAACAACGAAAAggtcaaagaaaagaagaacattaACACCAGACGAAGGGAAACGAGTGAGAAGcggataacaggaggaggaggaggaggaggaggaggaggaggaagaggaaggttcaCCGCTCACCCACCTGTCCATTTCGAGTACGCGGTTGACCGGATCTTCGAGAACGCCCGGAACGTGACCATCCAGCTCCCGAACGTGACAGCAAGGACGGTGAGGCTGCAGCTGTTCTTCGCTCTTCGCTGGATGTTGGTCTCCGAGGTCACGTTCGAGTctg tgCCCTGCGCCTGCAACGTGACCCGCGAGACGCAGCAGAGCTTTGTCAGCGGCTCGGCGCCCCGCGGCGAGGCTGGCCACACCCGAGCCGCCCCGGTGGAGCCCAGCCTGCCCCCCGCCGCCCCGGGCCAGGCCCCCGTGGTGCCGGCGCGCGCCCCCGCCCCCGGCCTGCTGGTGGGGGGCCTGGCGGCGCTGGGCGTGGTGTTCGGCGTCCTGCCCGTGGCCGCCTGCCTCCTACACCACCGCGCCCGCCTCGCCCGCCGCTGCAAGGCGCCGCCCGCAGCCGACCCCCACAAGGACCTGCACCTCAGCGTCAACgggacggcggcggcgggggtaggGGGCCTGTCCCGGGCACGGGGCGGCGAGCTGTACGGCCGCTTGGCGCTGCACGAGCCTGCAGCGGGGCCTTGCCAGGAGCCCTCCGCGCTGGGGCCGCCGCCGCCCGGCTCCCTGCAGGGCCCGCCCACCACGGACACGGACGACTCGCTGGACTACTACGCCGTGCCGGACCTCAGcctgacgccgccgccgcccccgccgctgcCCGAGGCATGGCGGCCGCCGCTGCCCATCACACGGCCGCCCTTTGCACGCCTCCGCCGCGACGCACAGCCCGGCCAACATTACGCCGCCACACAGCTGTGCCACGCCTCCAGCATCCAGGGCGTCACCGGCTGTGTCATCTACGCCACCGCCGACGAGGCCGGCGTGGGCGGCGCAGCGGCGCTGCCCCCCGAGGCGGCGGTGCCCGAGGTGGCGCCCTGCCAGGTGCGGGCGCTGGAGCCGCTGGGCGAGGGCAAGTTCGGCACCGTGACGCTGTGTGAAGTGGAGGGGCTGGAGGGCGGCCCGCGGCTGGCGGCCATGAAGAGCCTGCGCGTGGGCGCCGCCGAGGGCACCAAGAAGGACTTCCGGCAGGAGGCGCGCGTGCTGGCGCGCCTCCACGACCCCAACATCGTGCGGCTGGTGGGCGTGGTAAGCCGCGCCGAGCCGCTGGGGCTGCTGCTGGAGTACATGGCGCACGGCGACCTCTACCAGTTCCTGCGGCGCCACCGCTGCGGGCCGGAGGGCGCGGCGGACCTGCCGGAGCTGAGCTACGGCGCGTTGGTGTACGCGGCGCTACAGGTAGCGTCAGGCATGACGCACCTGGAGACGCTGGGCGTGGTGCACCGCGACCTGGCGGCGCGGAACTGTCTGGTGGGCGAGGCGCTCACCATCAAGATCTCGGACTTCGGCATGAGCCGGCCGCTCTACTCCAGCGACTACTACCGCCTGGGGGAGGGCCGCGCGCTGCTGCCCATCAGGTGGATGGCCTGGGAGTCGATCCTGCACGGGCGGTTCTCCACCAAGAGTGACGTGTGGGCGTTCGGCGTCACCATGTGGGAGATCCTGACGCTGGCGCGCCGGCAGCCCTTCGCCGAGATGAGCGACGAGCAGGTGCTGGAGAACGTGTCCCGCTGCTACCTGGACCAGGGCGTGCCCATGGCCACCCTGGCGCCGCCGCCCCTGTGCCCGCGCGAAATGCACGACATGATGGCTGCCTGCTGGAGGCCCGCCGCCAGGCAGCGCCCGCCCTTCTGGGAGCTGCTGCTCTTCCTGCGACGCAAGAACCTCGGCTACACCCTCGACTACGCCggctga